In a genomic window of Streptomyces roseoviridis:
- a CDS encoding terpene synthase family protein, whose amino-acid sequence MAQPFVLPDFYVPYPARLNPHVEAARTHTRDWAREMGMLEGSGVWEEEDLQAHDYALLCSYTHPDCDEEALSLVTDWYTWVFFFDDHFLEVFKRTQDRAGGKAYLDRLPSFMPADPAEGMPEPANPVEAGLADLWRRTVPSMSAAWRVRFAEATEHLLYESLWELDNINEGRIANPVEYIEMRRKVGGAPWSAGLVEYAAGAEVPERVAYTRPLRVLRDAFSDAVHLRNDLFSYQREVEDEGENSNGVLVLEKFLGCTTQEAADAVNDLLTSRLQQFENTALTEVPALCAEHGLGPEEVAAVAAYTKGLQDWQSGGHEWHMRSSRYMNDGMVSGSSRADGVIGTSALDIRNLFGRPAASRLRTLTHVPHQRVGPSLLPEFDLPYPLALSPHHEEARRRSLDWAAETGLLDDIWDRPMAEGFDLALCSAGLDPDATVEELVLSAEWLTWGTYGDDHYPLVFGRPRNLPAAREQTERLKSCMPLEDPGAGAALAVNPMERSLADLWARTAGPMAPEARAQLRAAVDAMLDSWLWELYNQAQHRVPDPVDYIEMRRTTFGSELTMLMCRLRHAEALPPELYRTGTVRALEGSVMDYATLLNDLFSYQKEVEVEGEVHNGVLVLQTFFDCDYPTAVAMVDDLMRGRLRQYEHLKKHEVPLLIADFGLDEAGRAAFATYLRELEDWLAGILNWHRSVRRYGAEDVHRGAGTSLARRGPTGLGTSAARLASAYGSPAP is encoded by the coding sequence ATGGCTCAGCCCTTCGTTCTGCCGGATTTCTACGTCCCGTATCCGGCGCGGCTCAATCCCCATGTCGAGGCGGCCCGCACGCACACGCGGGACTGGGCGCGGGAGATGGGCATGCTGGAGGGCTCCGGCGTCTGGGAGGAGGAGGACCTCCAGGCCCACGACTACGCCCTGTTGTGCTCCTACACCCACCCGGACTGCGACGAGGAGGCCCTGTCCCTCGTCACCGACTGGTACACGTGGGTGTTCTTCTTCGACGACCACTTCCTCGAGGTCTTCAAGCGCACCCAGGACCGGGCCGGCGGCAAGGCGTACCTCGACCGGCTGCCGTCGTTCATGCCCGCCGATCCGGCGGAGGGCATGCCGGAGCCGGCCAACCCGGTGGAGGCTGGTCTGGCGGACCTGTGGCGGCGGACGGTGCCGTCGATGTCGGCGGCCTGGCGCGTGCGCTTCGCGGAGGCGACGGAACACCTGCTGTACGAGTCGCTGTGGGAGCTCGACAACATCAACGAGGGGCGGATCGCCAACCCGGTCGAGTACATCGAGATGCGCCGCAAGGTGGGCGGCGCGCCCTGGTCGGCGGGGCTCGTCGAGTACGCGGCGGGCGCCGAGGTGCCCGAGCGGGTCGCGTACACCCGGCCGCTGCGGGTGCTGCGGGACGCGTTCTCCGACGCGGTCCACCTGCGCAACGACCTCTTCTCGTACCAGCGCGAGGTCGAGGACGAGGGCGAGAACAGCAATGGTGTCCTCGTCCTGGAGAAGTTCCTCGGCTGTACGACGCAGGAAGCGGCCGACGCCGTCAACGACCTGCTGACCTCCCGGCTCCAGCAGTTCGAGAACACCGCGCTGACCGAGGTGCCCGCGCTGTGCGCGGAACACGGGCTCGGGCCGGAGGAGGTGGCGGCCGTCGCCGCCTACACCAAGGGCCTTCAGGACTGGCAGTCCGGCGGTCACGAGTGGCACATGCGCTCCAGCCGGTACATGAACGACGGTATGGTGAGCGGCTCTTCGCGGGCGGACGGGGTGATCGGCACCTCCGCCCTCGACATCCGGAACCTGTTCGGCCGGCCCGCGGCGAGCCGGCTGCGCACGCTCACGCACGTCCCGCACCAGAGGGTGGGGCCGTCGCTGCTGCCGGAGTTCGACCTGCCGTACCCGCTGGCGCTCAGCCCGCACCACGAGGAGGCCAGACGCCGGTCCCTCGACTGGGCGGCGGAGACGGGGCTGCTCGACGACATCTGGGACCGGCCGATGGCCGAGGGCTTCGACCTGGCGCTGTGTTCGGCGGGGCTCGACCCGGACGCCACGGTGGAGGAGCTGGTGCTCAGCGCCGAGTGGCTGACCTGGGGCACCTACGGGGACGACCACTACCCCCTCGTCTTCGGCCGGCCGCGCAACCTGCCGGCCGCCAGGGAGCAGACCGAACGGCTGAAGTCCTGCATGCCGCTGGAGGATCCGGGCGCGGGAGCCGCACTCGCGGTGAACCCGATGGAGCGCTCCCTCGCCGACCTGTGGGCCCGCACGGCCGGCCCGATGGCCCCGGAGGCACGCGCGCAGCTGCGGGCCGCCGTCGACGCGATGCTGGACAGCTGGCTGTGGGAGCTGTACAACCAGGCACAGCACCGCGTCCCGGACCCGGTCGACTACATCGAGATGCGCCGGACCACCTTCGGCTCGGAGCTGACCATGCTGATGTGCCGGCTGCGGCACGCGGAGGCGCTGCCGCCCGAGCTCTACCGCACGGGCACCGTGCGGGCCCTGGAGGGCTCGGTGATGGACTACGCGACCCTGCTCAATGACCTCTTCTCGTACCAGAAGGAGGTCGAGGTCGAGGGCGAGGTGCACAACGGCGTGCTGGTGCTGCAGACGTTCTTCGACTGCGACTATCCGACGGCGGTGGCGATGGTCGACGACCTGATGCGGGGCCGGCTGCGCCAGTACGAGCACCTGAAGAAGCACGAAGTGCCGCTGCTGATCGCCGACTTCGGTCTCGACGAGGCGGGCCGGGCCGCCTTCGCCACGTATCTGCGGGAGTTGGAGGACTGGCTCGCGGGCATCCTCAACTGGCACCGGAGCGTGCGGCGTTACGGGGCCGAGGACGTCCACAGGGGCGCGGGGACGTCCCTGGCGCGGCGGGGGCCGACGGGCCTCGGGACGTCGGCGGCGCGGCTCGCGTCCGCGTACGGTTCGCCGGCGCCGTGA
- a CDS encoding crotonase/enoyl-CoA hydratase family protein — MGGSTEHLDVRREGATLVLTLNRPEARNALSLPMLVGLYDGWLAADADDTVRSVVLTGAGGSFCAGMDLKALAGKGMEGERYRDRMTADPDLHWKAMLRHHRPRKPVIAAVEGPCVAGGTEILQGTDIRVAGDTATFGLFEVRRGLFPIGGSTVRLPRQIARTHALEMLLTGRPYTADEAARIGLVGRVVPAGTALEAALEIAERVNACGPLAVEAVKASVYETAGMTEEEGLAAELKRGWPVFATADAKEGARAFAEKRPPVYRRE, encoded by the coding sequence ATGGGCGGCAGCACCGAGCACCTCGACGTGCGGCGCGAGGGTGCCACACTCGTCCTCACCCTGAACCGGCCCGAGGCCAGGAACGCGCTCTCGCTGCCGATGCTCGTCGGCCTCTACGACGGCTGGCTCGCCGCCGACGCCGACGACACCGTCCGCTCGGTCGTCCTCACCGGCGCCGGCGGATCCTTCTGCGCGGGCATGGACCTCAAGGCGCTGGCCGGCAAGGGCATGGAGGGCGAGCGGTACCGGGACCGCATGACCGCCGACCCCGACCTGCACTGGAAGGCGATGCTGCGCCACCACCGGCCCCGCAAACCCGTCATCGCCGCCGTCGAGGGACCGTGCGTGGCCGGCGGCACCGAGATCCTCCAGGGCACCGACATCCGCGTCGCGGGCGACACCGCCACCTTCGGTCTCTTCGAGGTCCGCCGCGGCCTCTTCCCGATCGGCGGCTCCACGGTCCGCCTGCCCCGCCAGATCGCCCGGACGCACGCCCTCGAAATGCTCCTGACCGGCCGCCCCTACACCGCCGACGAGGCCGCCCGCATCGGCCTCGTGGGCCGCGTCGTCCCGGCCGGGACCGCCCTGGAGGCCGCCCTGGAGATCGCCGAGCGGGTCAACGCCTGCGGTCCGCTCGCCGTGGAGGCGGTCAAGGCGTCCGTCTACGAGACGGCCGGGATGACCGAGGAGGAGGGTCTGGCCGCGGAACTGAAGCGCGGCTGGCCGGTCTTCGCCACGGCGGACGCGAAAGAGGGCGCGAGGGCCTTCGCGGAGAAGCGCCCGCCGGTGTACCGCCGGGAGTGA
- a CDS encoding ACT domain-containing protein, giving the protein MHPERDLGRLLAGMRPELHPGRYVFTTVAGPAPAGLDPVVTVAEREGLTMVVRQEDADAASLAYDYVAGWITLRVHSALDAVGLTAAVAGALADAGLSCNVVAGHHHDHLFVEHARADDALGVLEALARRS; this is encoded by the coding sequence ATGCACCCTGAGCGCGATCTGGGCCGGCTCCTGGCCGGGATGCGGCCTGAACTCCACCCCGGCCGCTACGTCTTCACCACGGTGGCCGGCCCCGCCCCGGCGGGCCTCGACCCGGTCGTCACCGTCGCCGAACGCGAGGGACTGACGATGGTCGTACGCCAGGAGGACGCGGACGCGGCCTCGCTGGCCTACGACTACGTGGCCGGCTGGATCACCCTGCGCGTCCACTCGGCACTGGATGCCGTAGGACTGACCGCCGCCGTCGCGGGAGCCCTTGCCGATGCCGGTCTGAGCTGCAACGTGGTCGCGGGCCACCACCACGACCACCTCTTCGTCGAACACGCCCGAGCGGACGATGCCTTGGGCGTCCTGGAAGCGCTTGCCCGACGGTCCTGA
- a CDS encoding thiolase domain-containing protein, whose product MSRATHKEPVAVVGIGQTKHVAARRDVSLAGLVREAARRALADAELTWSDVDAVVIGKAPDFFEGVMMPELYLADALGAVGKPMLRVHTAGSVGGSTALVAADLVAARIHGTVLTVAFEKQSESNAMWGLSLPVPFQQPLLAGAGGFFAPHVRAYMRRTGAPDTIGSLVAYKDRRNALKNPYAHLHEHDITLEKVQASPMLWDPIRYSETCPSSDGACAMVLTDRAGAARSPRPPAWMLGGAMRSEPTLFAGKDFVSPRAGRDCAADVYRQAGITDPRRQIDAVEMYVPFSWYEPMWLENLGFADEGEGWKLTEAGVTELGGDLPVNPSGGVLSSNPIGASGMIRFAEAALQVRGRAGEHQVEGARTALGHAYGGGAQFFSMWLVGDRPPTG is encoded by the coding sequence ATGAGCCGAGCAACGCACAAGGAGCCCGTGGCCGTCGTCGGCATCGGCCAGACCAAGCACGTCGCCGCCCGCCGGGACGTCTCCCTCGCCGGTCTCGTCCGCGAGGCCGCCCGGCGCGCCCTGGCGGACGCCGAGCTGACCTGGTCCGATGTCGACGCCGTCGTCATCGGCAAGGCCCCCGACTTCTTCGAGGGCGTGATGATGCCGGAGCTCTACCTCGCCGACGCCCTCGGCGCCGTCGGCAAGCCGATGCTCCGCGTCCACACCGCCGGCTCGGTCGGCGGGTCCACGGCGCTGGTGGCCGCCGACCTGGTGGCCGCCCGGATCCACGGCACCGTCCTGACCGTCGCCTTCGAGAAGCAGTCCGAGTCCAACGCCATGTGGGGCCTGTCGCTGCCCGTGCCGTTCCAGCAGCCCCTGCTCGCGGGCGCCGGTGGCTTCTTCGCCCCGCACGTACGGGCCTACATGCGGCGCACCGGAGCCCCCGACACGATCGGCTCCCTCGTCGCGTACAAGGACCGGCGCAACGCGCTGAAGAACCCCTACGCCCATCTCCACGAGCACGACATCACCCTGGAGAAGGTGCAGGCCTCCCCGATGCTCTGGGACCCCATCCGCTACTCCGAGACCTGCCCGTCCTCCGACGGCGCCTGCGCCATGGTCCTCACCGACCGGGCGGGCGCGGCCCGTTCGCCCCGACCGCCCGCCTGGATGCTCGGCGGCGCGATGCGCAGCGAACCCACCCTCTTCGCCGGGAAGGACTTCGTCTCCCCGAGGGCGGGCCGCGACTGCGCCGCCGACGTCTACCGGCAGGCCGGGATCACCGACCCGCGCCGTCAGATCGACGCGGTCGAGATGTACGTGCCCTTCTCCTGGTACGAGCCGATGTGGCTGGAGAACCTCGGCTTCGCGGACGAGGGCGAGGGCTGGAAGCTCACCGAGGCAGGGGTCACCGAGCTCGGCGGCGACCTGCCCGTGAACCCCTCCGGCGGGGTGCTGTCCAGCAACCCCATCGGGGCCTCCGGCATGATCCGCTTCGCGGAGGCGGCACTCCAGGTCCGCGGCCGGGCCGGTGAGCACCAGGTCGAGGGGGCGCGCACGGCGCTGGGGCACGCGTACGGAGGGGGCGCGCAGTTCTTCTCGATGTGGCTGGTCGGAGACCGGCCGCCCACCGGCTGA
- a CDS encoding thiolase domain-containing protein → MTASARRDVAVVAFAQTDHTRRTDELSEVEMLMPVLHAVLSETGLTASDIGFTCSGSSDYLAGRPFSFTMALDGVGAWPPISESHVETDGAWALYEAWVKLLTGQADTALVYAYGKSSPGSVRDVLTRQLDPYYLAPLWPDSVALAALQARALIDAGHTDEPALAAIAARSRRDAAAHPHAQLRGARPQGDYVVAPLRTGDCPPVGDGAAAVILAAGERARALCARPAWITGMDHRVEAHSLGVRDLTDSPSTRLAAERSGAFDASAGRPVDTAELHAPFTAQEVVLRRALRLGDDVRVNPSGGALAANPVMAAGLIRLGEAAARIHRGASDRALAHATSGPCLQQNLVAVLEGDPR, encoded by the coding sequence GTGACCGCCTCCGCACGCCGGGACGTCGCCGTCGTCGCCTTCGCGCAGACCGACCACACCCGGCGCACCGACGAGCTCTCCGAGGTCGAGATGCTGATGCCGGTCCTCCACGCGGTGCTGAGCGAGACCGGGCTGACCGCCTCCGACATCGGCTTCACCTGCTCGGGGTCCTCCGACTACCTCGCCGGACGGCCCTTCTCCTTCACCATGGCCCTCGACGGCGTCGGCGCCTGGCCGCCCATCTCCGAGTCCCACGTGGAGACGGACGGCGCCTGGGCGCTGTACGAGGCATGGGTGAAGCTCCTGACCGGCCAGGCCGACACGGCGCTCGTGTACGCCTACGGGAAGTCCTCGCCCGGCTCCGTACGCGACGTCCTCACCCGCCAGCTCGACCCCTACTACCTGGCACCCCTGTGGCCCGATTCCGTCGCCCTCGCGGCGCTCCAGGCACGGGCCCTGATCGACGCGGGGCACACCGACGAGCCCGCGCTCGCGGCGATCGCCGCCCGCAGCCGCCGGGACGCCGCCGCCCATCCGCACGCCCAGCTGCGCGGCGCCCGCCCCCAGGGCGACTACGTGGTGGCCCCGCTGCGCACCGGCGACTGTCCGCCCGTCGGCGACGGCGCGGCCGCCGTGATCCTCGCCGCGGGCGAGCGGGCCCGCGCACTGTGCGCCAGGCCCGCCTGGATCACCGGCATGGACCATCGCGTGGAGGCCCACTCCCTCGGCGTGCGCGACCTCACCGACTCGCCCTCCACCCGCTTGGCCGCCGAACGGTCCGGGGCCTTCGACGCGTCCGCCGGCCGGCCCGTCGACACCGCCGAACTGCACGCGCCCTTCACCGCCCAGGAGGTCGTCCTGCGCAGGGCGCTCCGCCTCGGCGACGACGTCCGCGTCAACCCCTCCGGCGGAGCGCTCGCCGCCAACCCCGTGATGGCCGCGGGGCTGATCCGCCTCGGCGAGGCCGCCGCCCGCATCCACCGCGGCGCCTCCGACCGCGCCCTCGCCCACGCCACCTCCGGGCCCTGCCTCCAGCAGAACCTGGTCGCCGTCCTGGAAGGGGACCCGCGATGA
- a CDS encoding DUF397 domain-containing protein: MADSTMPQQAGPGHDLPDLDLTGADWRPGSQGVGDVQIAFVEGFVAMRNGRRPGAPSVVFGPAEWRAFVANAREGEFDLT, from the coding sequence GTGGCGGACAGCACCATGCCCCAGCAGGCCGGGCCGGGGCACGACCTGCCGGACCTCGACCTGACGGGCGCCGACTGGCGCCCCGGCAGCCAGGGGGTGGGGGACGTGCAGATCGCCTTCGTCGAGGGCTTCGTCGCGATGCGCAACGGGCGCAGGCCCGGAGCACCGTCCGTCGTCTTCGGCCCGGCGGAGTGGCGGGCGTTCGTGGCGAACGCCCGCGAGGGCGAGTTCGACCTGACCTGA
- a CDS encoding Zn-ribbon domain-containing OB-fold protein → MTAVPKTLRAPLVVEFPFTRSLGPVQSAFLTGLRERTLLGVRTEAGRVLVPPVEYDPETAAELRDLVEVDATGTVTTWAWNPEPRPGQPLATPFAWVLVRLDGADTALLHALDAPGPDAVRTGLRVRVRWAAERHGAITDIACFEPYESTAPRTRPRPHDGRFDAPVTGIVAPARLDYTYSPGRAQTAYLHALAERRTVGERCPSCAKVYVPPRGACPTCGVATTEQVEVGPRGTVTTFCIVNIKAKNLDIEVPYVYAHIALDGAALALHGRIAGIPYDQVRMGLRVEPVWSEDGRYPDHYRPSGEPDADYDTYKELL, encoded by the coding sequence ATGACCGCCGTCCCCAAAACCCTCCGCGCCCCCCTCGTCGTCGAGTTCCCCTTCACCCGCTCCCTCGGCCCCGTCCAGTCCGCCTTCCTCACCGGCCTGCGCGAACGCACCCTCCTCGGGGTCCGCACCGAGGCCGGGCGGGTGCTCGTCCCGCCCGTCGAGTACGACCCCGAGACCGCCGCCGAGCTCCGCGACCTCGTCGAGGTCGACGCGACCGGCACCGTCACCACCTGGGCCTGGAATCCGGAACCCCGCCCCGGCCAGCCGCTGGCGACCCCCTTCGCCTGGGTCCTCGTCCGCCTCGACGGCGCCGACACCGCCCTGCTGCACGCCCTCGACGCACCCGGCCCCGACGCCGTGCGCACCGGCCTGCGGGTCCGCGTCCGCTGGGCCGCCGAACGGCACGGCGCCATCACCGACATCGCCTGCTTCGAACCGTACGAGAGCACCGCGCCGCGGACTCGGCCCCGCCCCCACGACGGCCGGTTCGACGCCCCCGTCACCGGCATCGTCGCCCCCGCCCGCCTCGACTACACCTACAGCCCCGGCCGCGCCCAGACCGCCTACCTCCACGCCCTCGCCGAACGTCGCACCGTCGGCGAACGCTGCCCCTCCTGCGCCAAGGTCTACGTCCCGCCCCGCGGCGCCTGCCCGACCTGCGGCGTCGCCACCACCGAGCAGGTCGAGGTCGGGCCCCGCGGCACCGTCACCACCTTCTGCATCGTCAACATCAAGGCCAAGAACCTCGACATCGAGGTCCCGTACGTCTACGCCCACATCGCCCTCGACGGTGCCGCGCTCGCCCTCCACGGCCGGATCGCCGGCATCCCCTACGACCAGGTACGTATGGGCCTGCGGGTGGAACCCGTATGGAGCGAGGACGGACGCTACCCCGACCACTACCGCCCCAGCGGAGAGCCGGACGCCGACTACGACACGTACAAGGAGCTCCTGTGA
- a CDS encoding RNA-binding S4 domain-containing protein, whose amino-acid sequence MSARVDSWIWAVRLTKTRSQAAAACRAGHVKVNGERAKPAQPVKPGDEVRVFHGGRQRIVEVRQLLTKRVGPSVAAEAYVDNSPPPPSREEIAVAGVRDRGAGRPTKRDRRELDQLRGLRP is encoded by the coding sequence ATGAGCGCACGCGTCGACAGCTGGATCTGGGCCGTCCGGCTCACCAAGACCCGTTCCCAGGCCGCCGCGGCCTGCCGGGCCGGGCACGTCAAGGTCAACGGGGAGCGGGCCAAGCCCGCCCAGCCCGTGAAGCCGGGCGACGAGGTCCGGGTCTTCCACGGCGGCCGGCAGCGGATCGTCGAGGTGCGCCAGCTGCTCACCAAGCGGGTCGGCCCGTCCGTCGCCGCCGAGGCGTACGTGGACAACAGCCCGCCCCCGCCGTCGCGCGAGGAGATCGCCGTGGCGGGCGTGCGCGACCGCGGCGCGGGCCGTCCCACCAAGCGGGACCGCCGCGAGCTCGACCAGCTCCGCGGACTGCGCCCCTGA
- a CDS encoding ATP-binding protein: MAAHTGGPAGQGFRLFEREAELAAAEEALNLLAGRAADVGPADGGGPAPAGTPVDGARDTGRSGHGDTAGDAYTARLVAAGRSLAPGADESAAGPLRQGSVPGLDPEPASVVGGGEGDAAATATATATATATATVHGRDRVDASAAGGVRALRPPRTPGAPVLRVVRGGPPRLVTDARRGGVLAVAAPAGLGKTTLLAEIRRRAAARGCTVLSARGDEEQRVAFHVARQLLRPHLSAAARTELRKHLGDRYDVVGPALGLGAPAEGGPPDQEAVRDGLDRVLAHLARHHAPVVVVLDDAHRADPESLDWLSALAPRAEELPVLLVVAYRPDELPAEGAEFTDGRLGRRPLSLEPLSPAALARLVRDRIGVHADDAFCREYWAVTSGNPFDAVQLAARIRDRGLDPTADLATAVKGSGLLTKIERLGAATVRLAWACAVLGSGTSPRLAGAVAGLADEEVAQGAALLRRAGVLAEAADDGDGSEHDGDGSEEYGDGSEEDGAGRDGTGTLAFVHPLVADAVYDAIPTATRVALHGQAAWCVIETGLGSTAAARHLVETHPDADPWVVRHLRAAAREALRTGAPDTARRYLARALREPPDRDERAALLVELEHASQLSEHTTTVSHLPVTPEERTHPHGLRQEGKPPAASPAPPTGSPAPTSTGAP, translated from the coding sequence ATGGCAGCACACACCGGCGGACCGGCCGGCCAGGGCTTCCGTCTCTTCGAGCGCGAGGCCGAACTCGCGGCTGCCGAGGAGGCGTTGAACCTCCTCGCGGGACGGGCCGCCGACGTGGGCCCGGCGGACGGCGGCGGGCCGGCACCGGCGGGCACGCCCGTGGACGGCGCGCGGGACACGGGCCGGAGCGGACACGGAGACACCGCGGGGGACGCGTACACGGCCCGGCTGGTCGCGGCCGGCCGGAGTCTCGCGCCGGGGGCCGACGAGAGCGCCGCCGGTCCCCTCCGCCAGGGGAGCGTGCCCGGCCTCGACCCGGAGCCGGCGTCCGTCGTGGGCGGCGGAGAGGGCGATGCTGCGGCGACCGCGACCGCGACCGCGACCGCGACCGCGACCGCGACGGTGCACGGCCGGGACCGGGTCGATGCGTCCGCCGCCGGCGGCGTGCGTGCCCTCCGGCCTCCGCGCACGCCCGGGGCGCCGGTCCTGCGCGTGGTGCGCGGCGGCCCCCCACGCCTCGTGACGGACGCCCGTCGCGGAGGAGTGCTCGCCGTCGCCGCGCCCGCCGGGCTCGGCAAGACCACTCTCCTCGCCGAGATCCGCCGACGCGCCGCCGCCAGGGGGTGCACGGTGCTGTCCGCGCGCGGCGACGAGGAGCAGCGGGTCGCCTTCCACGTCGCCCGGCAGCTCCTCCGGCCACACCTCTCCGCCGCCGCCCGCACCGAGCTGCGCAAGCACCTCGGCGACCGGTACGACGTCGTCGGCCCCGCACTCGGCCTCGGCGCTCCCGCCGAGGGCGGACCGCCCGACCAGGAGGCCGTGCGCGACGGGCTCGACCGGGTCCTCGCCCACCTCGCCCGGCACCACGCCCCCGTCGTGGTCGTCCTCGACGACGCCCACAGGGCCGACCCCGAGTCGCTCGACTGGCTCTCCGCCCTCGCACCCCGCGCCGAAGAGCTCCCCGTCCTGCTGGTCGTCGCCTACCGGCCCGACGAACTCCCGGCCGAAGGCGCGGAGTTCACGGACGGGCGACTCGGCCGCAGGCCCCTCTCCCTGGAGCCGCTCAGCCCCGCCGCCCTCGCCCGGCTCGTCCGCGACCGGATCGGCGTCCACGCCGACGACGCCTTCTGCCGCGAGTACTGGGCCGTCACCTCCGGCAACCCCTTCGATGCCGTCCAGCTCGCCGCCCGGATCCGCGACCGGGGCCTCGACCCCACCGCCGACCTCGCCACCGCCGTCAAGGGCAGCGGTCTGCTCACGAAGATCGAACGGCTCGGCGCCGCCACCGTCCGCCTCGCCTGGGCCTGCGCCGTCCTCGGCAGCGGGACCTCACCCCGGCTCGCCGGCGCCGTCGCAGGACTCGCCGACGAGGAAGTCGCCCAGGGCGCGGCACTGCTGCGCCGCGCCGGCGTCCTCGCCGAGGCGGCGGACGACGGGGACGGCAGCGAGCACGACGGGGACGGCAGCGAGGAGTACGGGGACGGCAGCGAGGAGGACGGGGCCGGCCGGGACGGGACCGGCACCCTCGCCTTCGTCCACCCGCTCGTCGCCGACGCGGTCTACGACGCCATCCCCACCGCCACCCGCGTCGCCCTGCACGGCCAGGCCGCCTGGTGCGTCATCGAAACCGGCCTCGGCTCCACCGCCGCCGCCCGGCACCTGGTGGAGACCCATCCGGACGCCGACCCCTGGGTCGTACGGCATCTGCGCGCCGCCGCGCGGGAGGCCCTGCGGACGGGCGCACCCGACACCGCCCGCCGCTATCTCGCCCGCGCCCTGCGCGAACCCCCCGACCGCGACGAACGCGCCGCCCTCCTCGTCGAACTGGAGCACGCCTCCCAGCTCTCGGAGCACACCACCACCGTCAGCCACCTCCCCGTCACCCCGGAGGAACGGACCCACCCCCACGGACTTCGGCAGGAGGGGAAGCCCCCGGCCGCCTCGCCCGCCCCACCGACCGGCTCTCCCGCGCCGACCTCCACGGGCGCTCCGTGA